Genomic DNA from Vespula vulgaris chromosome 5, iyVesVulg1.1, whole genome shotgun sequence:
CTTCTTCAAGCGATAATTCGTCAGATAGTGATTACAATCCTAGAAGAAGCAGACAATGTCGAAATCATATAAAGAAatcgtcaaagaaaaaaatcaataataaaagacGTAAACACAGCAATTTCAAGAATCGTAAAAGAATAGATAGTAGTGTTTCAAGTTCAGGTGAAAGTGATTTCAGAAATaaaagtagtagaagaagtagtCAACGCGGAAAAATAAAACCATACAGTTCTAGCGAATCTAGTTtggaagaagatagaaggaagaaattgAATGAAGTAAagtcaagaaaagaaataaattcaattaaaggTACAGTAAATGTGCGTaaggatttaataaaaaaagaagaaagatacaaTGAAGGAAATAATGtctttaataacaataatggcAACTGTACTAATAGCAGCAGtggtagcagtagtagcagtagcagcagtagtagcagtagcagcagtagcagtagcactactagtactagtaatagcagcagtagtagcgGAAGTGAAACATATAATGAAAGTAAAGAAACTCACAAATTTGAACTTCTACAACAGAAGTCAAGAATTAAAAGTTCTATAAGCTCACGAGTTTATGATATTGAGAAAActgaaagagaagggagaaataaATTCAGAATAATAACTGATAcaacattattaaataattctagacaaaattataaatacaaggaaaataaacgatcTAGAACCAGAAGTACTAGCGAATCTTCGCACAtgcagaaaaaaaacaaaagatcaAACTGTAGAAAACGAcaagtttataaatataagaatgaaTACGAAAGCGGAGAAGTAAATAACTCCATGAATATAGATTTCTTAAACAGAGAGAATATTCCGTGTTCCAGTAGCCAATTTAACAATTATTCAGAtagattatataaacataaaagaagATCTAGACGTAGggatttatgtaaaaataaaaagagaaaatgctCTCGTAGTAGATCACGTAGCAAATCTCGAAATAGATCCCGTAGCAGATCTAGCAGATCTAGCAGGTCTCATAACAGATCTCGCAGCAGATCTTTTAGTAGATCTCTTAACAGATCAAGTAGTAGGTCTCGTAGCAGTTCTCGTAGTCGTTCTCGTAGTCGTTCTCGTAGTCGTTCTCGTAGTCGTTCTCGTAGTCGTTCTCGTAGTCGCTCTCGTAGTCGCTCTCGTAGTCGTTCTCGTAGTCCTTCTCGTAGTCGTTCTCGTAGTCATTCTCGTAGTCGTACTCATAGTCGTTCTCGTAGTCGATCTTCCATCTCTAATTCAAGTATAACAAATTCAGTAATTTCATCTATAAGTGAAACATGTTCAATACCAAAACATTCCGACTCAAAAAATAGTTTATCCAACAAAGAGAAGCGCAGATTACATAAAAgtcataaaaaatcaaaacatcGAAGATCGCGATCAAAATCAAGATCTAAAAAGCAGAAACGTCGTGTTAGATGGTCTTATAGCTCTGACACGGATTAATTTTCCTCATATAACTTATTAATCTTCTCAACtataaattagatttatttgtaatacaGTTGCAATGTACACTATGAAGAATGgcttattattttaatgttatcTCACTATAACAATTGTTTATTGTTTACtacatttttgaaatattatgattaattgaagtgagaaaaagacaaaacatAAAGAAGCTAAAATTATagtttgataattttatctgGAAACAAACCAATAAGTTttgtttgatatatatgtttggTACATATACCTGTATacattttgttcatttattttgttattttgagattattaacaaattatttcattgaaaaagaacatgtttattcattttcctaaatttcgttataaattatatatataattcatgtTTCTAAGTAGCTTCTTAAGTTGCTAATacatacatttcttttatatattattcattattattattatattaatgtaataatcttatacgaaatataactatcgtttaaagatatttatgaatattatgtaagataaaaaaatgtcatctatatataggaatatttataaaaattaacaaaagaaaaatgtactgATATATTAGTTGATTATAAACATATGCTagaatttatgtaataaagtataattatagaattataatattagaaaattaaaatattattactgttcTACTatcaatagaaaattaattttaaacggAACTAATATATGATTCACAATGAAATGATATagcatttataataaataatgtttacaaattttttttacaattattttttattgaagttataagagaaaataaatatataatggtGCACAAGTTGCATAAATGTAAATGCATGAAtgacaaattataaatatgagTAATACAAAaatgcatataatattattgtcaaTGTTGCAATGAAGGTAATTGGAAATTTGGAAATTTCATTCAcactaaaaaaattatttcttatttacgaTTTTTAAATGATCATATTTCTAAGTTAATtaacaagaaaagaattttcatacTAAAAGATAAtactaattttaatattaatgtatataagtTTTGCATATATTCTTTACaacaattaatgaaaaaaatagaaaaagaataagacaAATGCACATAATATGTtcaattaatatctattactttttatatgtgatataaaatgaatagaaaacatatataaactGAGTTTATTCATGGAAGAGATTAGAATGTATTTAAATTCTATATCATAATAAATccatatatagtatatatctgtgtgtgcatgtaaatatatatatatatatatatataatttattttttttttaataatttacatatagagaagaaaatatgaatatactGCTATATCATACTATATATAGTGTGTTCACGCGTGCGCgtgataatttaaatatatatagtatacatatacacactatAATGAATTGTGTATGtgttatactatatatatattttttaatatactgatatatttttttctctacagatgcaaattattttttaaaaataatctacttaaatttttttaatgctaTATGGTAAAATTTATGTAGTTTATCTTTtgtttcgtaaaaattatttccatatttataattttgcattggaaaataaattattattatatatctctttaaaTGAAAATCTCTAAATATTGCTCTTCATAATGTGATTCCCAaagaaataatcatatatacacTTTCATCTTATATGcgaataatgtaattaatacatttgtaaatgATAAAGACACAagtttatgtattatacatgataatttttatattaagtataatttaattatttatgattataaggataataaaaataaaaactaaaaaatataaaatgtttcataAGTAGAGTAGATACAATTACGAACATACTGCTGtcatgtattatgtatatatatatatatataatgcaatttctttgtaacaaaaaaattatatctttttctttaaaattaaataaagtatgaaaatgaatgaaacatTAGTAACATTTGATAGTATAAAAAATCAGAGTTCAAATAGTACctgtattataaaatgtaattgtaacaattatatacttcatacttaaaaatttcatccatacataaatatccatatacatatacatataaaaatatctatatttatttacaaatattacaatgtttcttataaaaaaaacataatgaacattttttacttctctccttggattttttatataatcctGATGATCTTCacaatttgtaatttaaaagacatgaattttttcttttaaatatatgaatttttctttattcatgtAAAATGAATTCCTTCAGCATTAAATGCATGTAAAAGactagaaacaaaaaattctataCTTTATAGAACGAAACTtcagatatattataatttttacataccTGATAAAATCATCAATGTCCATAGTCCTAGCTCGTTTACTTTCTGCTTTAGCAGTTTGCAATATCTTATTTaccatttcttttatatcaaaattttctgGTATTGtctatattttaatgtaatgaaattaatttaaaaagatatcttgaaaaaattgCTTTACAGAGATTAAAAGCGATGAGTACCTTATTGTTTAAACTACAATGAagtttataattcttttctaacaTTGTCATTACAGCAGTTTGTTTAAATGCTGCTGAAagtgttttatttttcctaaCAAATCCAATCCTTGTTAATCCATCCCATTCCTGATAATTAATTGGTGGTGGTGGATTTCTAGGTTCTATTCTAACTACATTTGATTCTACTTTTGGTGGTGgcctaaaattattttttccaacTTTCATTAACATATCTACACGTGCTAAAAGTTGCGTGTTGATGCTAAGGCGACAATATAATTTGTCACCTGGTTTTGCAACCAAACGTTCTGCAAATTCTCTTTGAAACATAAGTACTGCacatctaaaaaaataatttgtaataaaatagaacaatatatattatacatctaATTTTTACagcatttaaataaacaaatatttctgtCTTATACagtttgatataaatatatagttacCTAAAAATAGGCCTGTGCAAAAGTAATTTGAATACTAATGGAGATGAAATTTGATAAGGAATATTTGCAACGCACAAATCAAAAAATGGCAAATTTGTCTTCAAAACGTTTCCtactattatttgtaattttggTTGATAAGGTGACCCTTGTACACGTTTTTGCAATTCTGCAACCATTCTTGGATCTAATTCACATGCTATtactttttttgctttatctaatattttgaTTGTCATATTTCCTGTACCAGGACCAATTTCTAATACAACATCTGTCGGTCTAATTGCAGCTTTCTCAAccatattttgtataataagaGGATTCTTCAAAATATGTTGACCAAAATCTTTATTAAACTGAATACCTACGaaatataagaattaaatttcatttgttatataaagtaattgaaacaattaattaataaaaatgtttt
This window encodes:
- the LOC127064291 gene encoding E3 ubiquitin-protein ligase Topors-like, with translation MEGPVQVKDSTSATAEPIKSEGVVQSSDSSERSEGAASPPPNCSICLGKLINTSFTDSCLHQFCFNCLLQWSKIKTECPLCKQTFKSIIHNVRSEEDYDQYHVPRELASQISQPPVMAIQHLDVNFEVDGNWDVGLRRFFYRTTMTDNRRRGAMSNTEQAREQIPVMQPQVSREEHRARRMNPTLRRAIYTHGIWATSLPGRFGFGRFQECSAEYYRRYPRELDRLVPWLNRELHILINNRPAHIPYVLRTIMDALTHHDIRSLQFQNIVRPYFGVHTEHFIHELFNFAGTNYDIVGYDHAVTYLFQGLSRDYVPHVVSPVSSSSSTSSDDSDVHVLDEAIDLRVNAELPGVGPHPVNMPGPSTVGQAFQLEMPYNVPDVLTISSGSSDDECEVICYVKPRHERTPEIIELVSSDPEDTNTAYVSNDNAEPVRTSIYEDPQPSTSYGCKKGPSNKVTSEILRTNISETSSSSSDNSSDSDYNPRRSRQCRNHIKKSSKKKINNKRRKHSNFKNRKRIDSSVSSSGESDFRNKSSRRSSQRGKIKPYSSSESSLEEDRRKKLNEVKSRKEINSIKGTVNVRKDLIKKEERYNEGNNVFNNNNGNCTNSSSGSSSSSSSSSSSSSSSSSTTSTSNSSSSSGSETYNESKETHKFELLQQKSRIKSSISSRVYDIEKTEREGRNKFRIITDTTLLNNSRQNYKYKENKRSRTRSTSESSHMQKKNKRSNCRKRQVYKYKNEYESGEVNNSMNIDFLNRENIPCSSSQFNNYSDRLYKHKRRSRRRDLCKNKKRKCSRSRSRSKSRNRSRSRSSRSSRSHNRSRSRSFSRSLNRSSSRSRSSSRSRSRSRSRSRSRSRSRSRSRSRSRSRSRSRSRSPSRSRSRSHSRSRTHSRSRSRSSISNSSITNSVISSISETCSIPKHSDSKNSLSNKEKRRLHKSHKKSKHRRSRSKSRSKKQKRRVRWSYSSDTD
- the LOC127064297 gene encoding probable dimethyladenosine transferase, with translation MPKIRAEKVSRVHKEVTRQGIQFNKDFGQHILKNPLIIQNMVEKAAIRPTDVVLEIGPGTGNMTIKILDKAKKVIACELDPRMVAELQKRVQGSPYQPKLQIIVGNVLKTNLPFFDLCVANIPYQISSPLVFKLLLHRPIFRCAVLMFQREFAERLVAKPGDKLYCRLSINTQLLARVDMLMKVGKNNFRPPPKVESNVVRIEPRNPPPPINYQEWDGLTRIGFVRKNKTLSAAFKQTAVMTMLEKNYKLHCSLNNKTIPENFDIKEMVNKILQTAKAESKRARTMDIDDFISLLHAFNAEGIHFT